The genomic stretch CGACCGCCGGGTAGTACCAGCGCTTGGGTTTATCCAGCAAACCCTGCAGCGCATACGACAATCCGACGGCCGCTCCCAGCCAGGGAAACACCGGCTCCAGCCAGCAGTGCAGGATCACGACGGCGGCGAACAGGATTACGAAGAACGCCACCACAACCCAGTATTTTCTGGGCACCCCAAAGTACGGAGCCCACGCCCCGAATTTGCCGGAGTAGGACGAATACAGCGCGTATCCGGCGGCGCCCGCGACAATCATCATGACGAACATGACCAGGGCCTGCCCCAGATGCAGGATCAGGCTGTAGTTCGGGTCGGCGAACAGCGCAACCCGCCGCTCCAGCACATCGATAAGACCGCCGCTTCCCAACCCAAGCCACAACAGCCCAAGCGGGAGGGACAGGACTCCGATTTGGTACATGTACAACTTCTGGACCCTTTCTTTAATGACCTCCACAGCGCCCAATTCGTTTAGCTTGCCCACGAGAAATGCTCCTTATTTTAGATTACTTTATGTTATAAAGTGCTTCTCATTATAAATATTGATTCCGATATGTCAAGAGGCAATTTTGAGAAATCGATAAAAGTGGTCCATTCCATGCCAAACAGCGTCCAGAAGATTTTCTACAGGGCGTTCAAAAAGACTGCAGAAAAATCCAAAGCGGTGCTGATTTCGGCTGAAGAGACTGGGGGGCAGGATTCTTGGGTATGATCTTTCGACGTTTAGTAGAATAACCGGAGAACTGTTTCCCGACAAAAACAATCCAATTTTTGGAGAAAACCTTTGGGAAAAACGACCAACTCCGTCGTCTACCTCATCCGCCACGGCGAAACCGAGTGGAACGTCACCGGCCGCTGGCAGGGCCACTTCGACGTGCCGCTCAGCGCGGCGGGGCGCGCGCAAGCTGCGCGCCTGGCGCGCCGCCTAACCGAGGAAGGCGTCCGGTTCGACGCCCTGTATTCGAGCGACTTGAAGCGCGCCTGGGAGACGGCCGCCGCGATCGGCGGCGCGCTCGGGCTGGCGCCCGCCGCCGCGCCCGCCCTGCGCGAGATCGACCTCGGCCGCTGGTCCGGAAAAACGCGCGCCGAGATCGCCGAGGCCTACCCCGACGAGTGGCGCCAGCTGGAGAGCAACGTGGATTTCCCCCGCGGCGGCGGCGAAACCTTCGCCGGCTTTCTGCGGCGGGTGTTGGGTTGGATGGAATCGGCCGCCGAAAAACATCCCGGCGCAACCGTCTGCGCGGTCACCCACGGCGGCTGCATCCGCGCCGTCCTCCTGCATGCGCTCGGATTGACCTGGGCGGACCGCGGCCGCGTCCCGGCGATCGAAAACGCCTCCGTCACCGTCGTCGAGCGCGCATCCGCCGCCTGGCGGATCATCCTGGTAAACGACGCTTCGAGCGTCCGCGAAGCGGCGCGCAAAGGATTGCGGGAGGGGGATCCGGAGGGGTAAGCCTTCACATCGCAATCGCCATTCGTGCGGACCGGGGCCAAGCGGCCGCGCCGCCTTCCGCGCCGATTATGGATCTTGGCGTCTTTGCCAATTCCCCGATTATCGAATATAGTACCGAAAACCGCACTCCAGGAGAAACCCATGCCGCGATCCAACCGGATCCGCCGCCTGTCCTTCCTCCCCGCCGCTCTGATCGGTTTGTGGCTGATCACCCTGGCCTGCTCGGGCATGTCCTTCGCGCCTCCCACGGCCACCCCCACCGTCGCCCCCACCGTCGCTCCCAGCGCGACCGAATCCCCGACCGCCACGCCGACCTCCACCGACACTCCGACCCCGACCGACGTGGCGACTCCCACCCCCAGCCCCGAACCCACCCTCTCCTACCAAGAGTGGCCGGTGGTCTTCTCCGATACGTTTGACGCCGATACTGGATTGTGGAAGACGGGCAAAAGCGACAACGAGTATCTCACGGGGGATATTGCGATCGTCGGCGGAAGATACCTGGTCAAGATATCCTCCAAGCAGGCCTTCCTCTGGCGGATCCTCGCGCCCGCCAAGAACCTTTCCGATTTTTACGTTTCCGCCGATGTGAAGAGGAACAGGTCCCCGGAAGACAGCCATTACGGCCTGGTGTTCCGGTCCAACGACAAGCAGTATTATTATTACGCGATCAACGCCGCATCGAAACAATATGCGATGTATGTATACGACAAACAATGGACCACAATTCAGAATTGGACATCCTCCTCCCTGATCGATCCGGCAGGCGTTATCCAGCTGGCCGCCTTGATCCAGGGACCCAAGTTCACGCTGTTCCTCAACGGGCAGGAAGTGAATTCGTTCACCGACGACACGGTACAAAACGGCGGGGTCGGAATCGCCGTGGATATGGAGGGCGCCGATCAGTATTTGGAAATCGAATTCGACAATTACTTCGTGCGGGCCCCGAAATAGCCGATCGCGGATCCGGCGGCGGAAGGAAAACGGTGCGCCCACTGCGCAGGCAAACCCGGGCATCGCAATGCTTCTTCCGGCGAGGGCGCCTCACGGCTGTCCGGGCCGCGTCGGTGCTGGTGATTTCTTCGCTTTCCTGCTCGGCTATCCCCTTCCTGGCGCCAACCCCGACGCCCACCGCCACCAGCACCCCGACCTCCACGCCGACCCCCACCGACACCGCAACCCCCACGGAAACCCCGACACCCACCCGAAGGCCGACCCGGACCTTCACCCCGACCACGCCTTATGCGGAATGGCCGGTGGTCTATTCCGATTCGTTTGACGACGAAGACGGCGGATGGTATACGGGGGAAAAGAACGACGAGTACATGCAGGGAAGCCTGACCATCGCCGGGGGAAAATACCTCATTCGCCTGACCGCAAAAAAGCCGTTCTTCTGGTGGCTTACACCGGGGCTGCAGACCGAAAAGGATGTACTGATTTCCGCAGAGGCGAATTTAATTTCCGGCTCCCCCCATGTTAATTTCGGACTGGTCTTGCGGGATGCGCAGACGAACCATTATCACTTCGCCATCACCCCCGATATTCAGAAATACCAGTTTTCCATCTATGACGAAGATCAATGGACGGTACTGATTGGCTGGACT from Anaerolineales bacterium encodes the following:
- a CDS encoding histidine phosphatase family protein; the encoded protein is MGKTTNSVVYLIRHGETEWNVTGRWQGHFDVPLSAAGRAQAARLARRLTEEGVRFDALYSSDLKRAWETAAAIGGALGLAPAAAPALREIDLGRWSGKTRAEIAEAYPDEWRQLESNVDFPRGGGETFAGFLRRVLGWMESAAEKHPGATVCAVTHGGCIRAVLLHALGLTWADRGRVPAIENASVTVVERASAAWRIILVNDASSVREAARKGLREGDPEG